Proteins from a genomic interval of Desulfofustis limnaeus:
- a CDS encoding glycosyltransferase — MREEPLMRRFGRLKLLFYLNLLIVFLLVFYKLYLTMFEADYEGVHADQVERIESALQGRSSYAFAVVGNINNSVGLFERKIVPLLNRSGLDFVVSAGNAVSGGGEDKYRALHRTLERLRLPYVLTYGKNEHSAFGGFRYYDHYGPYVFAFSAGNSRFIFLDSSGKTPWKWQLRWLDEELAVAPREHVFLFVGQAVHPVELGDGLLGLRDDYLLDDDFRLPLSRLIEQAGVDAVFSADLPLFFRQRFGQTSHVVTGGAGGLVFNNEHSYYHYLEVRVAGGEVSIRPVRLGIGQNRFFRTVESVWLVVHSIFYVGYLNYLIVLGLLSLTAVWLYYAVFTEHNYYPDFDLPTDLALEKPIRVAMFTNNFLPYIGGVPISIDRLRRSLQALGHRVLVFAPSYAGQRQDPEVVRLPRLLSRIGGKELVMANIFSLRLFRQFRLFQPDVLHIHHPFWMGSMGRFLGRRFGVPVVYTYHTRFEHYSYAVPLPELFFKNYLAHKLVRRIGNRCDAVVVPTEGAEHYLRMIGVKSTVFVIPTGIECDLYRQIPEADLDALRRRYDLGAARILLSVSRLSREKNIDFMLEGVRELVRRCKTPFRLLIVGDGPERNRLEQKIAQLQLQTLVLLTGAVSPDQIAAYYRLADIFVFASRTETQGMVVLEAMASGLPVVAVRASGIDDFVKNGVNGFKTGLRHDQWAERIAEILGDQQLYRRLSEQAETMAGDHDVARFGEKMTRVYAHVLAQRQAAEP, encoded by the coding sequence ATGCGAGAGGAACCGCTGATGCGTCGCTTTGGCCGTCTGAAACTGCTTTTTTATCTCAATTTGTTGATCGTCTTTCTGCTGGTCTTTTACAAGCTGTATCTCACCATGTTCGAAGCGGACTACGAAGGGGTTCACGCCGACCAGGTCGAACGAATCGAGTCGGCTCTGCAGGGCCGTTCCTCATACGCCTTCGCGGTAGTTGGCAACATCAACAATTCGGTGGGGTTGTTCGAGCGAAAGATTGTTCCGTTACTGAACCGAAGCGGCCTTGATTTTGTCGTTTCGGCAGGCAACGCCGTCAGTGGCGGCGGCGAGGATAAGTACCGGGCGCTGCACCGAACGCTGGAGCGCCTCCGTCTGCCTTACGTGTTGACCTATGGAAAAAACGAGCACAGCGCATTTGGCGGTTTCCGCTACTACGACCATTACGGCCCGTATGTCTTTGCCTTTTCCGCCGGCAACAGCCGCTTCATCTTTCTCGACAGTTCCGGCAAGACACCGTGGAAGTGGCAGCTGCGCTGGCTGGATGAAGAACTGGCGGTGGCTCCCCGGGAGCATGTCTTTCTCTTCGTCGGTCAGGCCGTACATCCGGTGGAACTCGGGGACGGCCTGCTTGGTTTGCGAGATGATTATCTGCTCGATGATGATTTCCGGCTGCCGCTCAGCAGATTGATCGAGCAGGCTGGCGTCGATGCGGTTTTCTCGGCCGATTTACCGCTCTTCTTCCGGCAGCGATTCGGCCAGACCAGCCATGTGGTGACCGGTGGGGCCGGGGGGCTGGTTTTCAACAACGAGCATAGCTACTATCACTATCTGGAGGTACGTGTTGCCGGAGGTGAGGTCTCCATTCGTCCGGTGCGTCTGGGTATCGGGCAAAACCGGTTTTTTCGCACCGTTGAGAGTGTGTGGTTGGTGGTCCACTCGATTTTTTATGTGGGGTACCTCAACTATCTGATCGTGCTTGGGTTGCTGTCGCTGACTGCCGTCTGGCTCTATTACGCCGTCTTTACCGAGCACAATTATTACCCGGATTTTGACCTTCCTACCGATCTGGCCCTGGAAAAACCGATTCGTGTGGCCATGTTCACCAATAATTTTCTACCCTACATCGGCGGGGTACCCATTTCCATCGATCGTTTACGGCGCAGCCTGCAGGCCCTCGGCCATCGGGTTCTGGTCTTCGCCCCGAGCTACGCTGGACAGCGCCAGGACCCGGAGGTGGTCAGACTGCCGCGTTTGCTGTCCCGTATAGGTGGCAAGGAGCTGGTCATGGCCAATATCTTTTCGCTGCGGCTGTTTCGCCAGTTCCGGCTGTTTCAACCGGACGTGCTGCATATCCACCACCCCTTCTGGATGGGATCCATGGGGCGTTTCCTGGGGAGGCGCTTCGGGGTGCCGGTGGTCTATACCTACCACACCCGTTTTGAACACTACTCGTATGCCGTGCCGCTGCCCGAGCTCTTTTTTAAAAATTATCTGGCCCACAAACTGGTGCGACGGATCGGCAATCGCTGTGACGCAGTGGTTGTGCCCACCGAAGGGGCGGAACACTACCTGCGGATGATTGGGGTGAAGAGCACCGTCTTCGTGATCCCGACCGGGATCGAATGCGATCTCTACCGGCAGATCCCCGAAGCGGACCTGGACGCCCTGCGGCGACGCTACGATCTCGGTGCGGCGCGGATTTTGCTGAGCGTCTCCCGACTGAGTAGGGAAAAGAATATCGACTTCATGCTGGAGGGAGTACGTGAGCTCGTTCGTCGGTGTAAGACCCCGTTTCGCTTGTTGATTGTCGGTGACGGCCCGGAACGGAACCGCCTGGAGCAGAAGATCGCCCAGTTGCAGTTGCAAACGCTTGTTCTGTTGACCGGAGCGGTTTCGCCCGACCAGATCGCCGCCTATTATCGATTGGCCGATATCTTCGTTTTTGCGTCTCGCACCGAGACGCAGGGGATGGTCGTCCTGGAGGCGATGGCGAGCGGATTACCGGTGGTGGCCGTGCGCGCCAGCGGCATCGACGATTTTGTGAAAAACGGTGTCAACGGGTTCAAGACCGGTTTGCGCCATGACCAGTGGGCTGAACGTATTGCCGAGATACTGGGTGACCAGCAGCTCTATCGGCGTCTGTCGGAACAGGCCGAGACCATGGCCGGTGACCATGACGTCGCGCGGTTCGGTGAAAAAATGACGAGGGTCTACGCCCATGTGCTCGCCCAGCGTCAGGCTGCTGAACCGTGA
- a CDS encoding AAA family ATPase — protein sequence MRILHVRFKNLNSLVGEWEVDLTHPAFLSDTIFAIVGPTGAGKTTILDAICLALYGRTPRLGKITKSSNEIMSRRTGECFAEVTFETQSGRFRCHWSQHRARKRPEGELQAARHELADADTGTIYETKSKEVAEQIEAATGMDFDRFTRSMLLAQGGFAAFLQASPDERAPLLEQITGTELYSHLSIRVHERQAEEKKRLQILQMELAGLPILAEAEEKQVRQWLEERNGQDQYLADQIEQTNQAITWRLDIARLTEELRLIEQARAQLQDRLTAFAPQRARLDAATRALEHNGSAATLSAMRQEQEADRQALSGCRSSLPERIKRTQRAEQAMKVAAERLQTGKAEQQAMVPIIRQVRDLDWTMAARNSVIKETEDTITRADSDRDALKTAQAHGSRELAARQTALIAVQQKLEASRMDGELVEQLAGIASRLENLQQLQARMSRQADDSKQTEQRLAKARRALDEQQKLQKQRQQTVDHLLAQVTTQQTELKKTLADRNLEGWRQLTANLRHRQEMIGRAQEAARAVNDARSRRVGLTERHASLQADLTKRQDRLTSRVERQESLEKEMGLLETQLTLLTAIADLETLRGRLENGTPCPLCGATEHPYARGAIPVPDQTTARLAAVRADLKTLVAEISALRVELAHLERDRQQTATDLAACDETISTAEKFLHHAAQELAVAVPPMVVGADRQQFLDALGEENNQRLTSATTILEAAVHTEQSLTVVRDQLDLAKESRFQAEKACQAAAHAVESTDELLKQQEKEADEFRSRLEQDRSALAERLRPFAVETLDLDTLEETLRLLTDRRDQWVTRQQEQDRLTKELSALQLTTAHQAEQIERREKELGNLRDRLTELNRQKRELDAERTRLFGCKNPDEEEARLAATIEAAEQEWDRTRVQWEAAQQDLTRLQGRISDLEQALRTRGNHLETATVTFLTQLQESGFRDEEAYRSVCLPEQERIKLAAQAQRLTEENSGLLAQQREKAELLHRLQHKELAVEPLTELQQRQAALVERQKELQREIGGLRHQLAENEERKRRQQDQARAVEAQQREWARWDQLHQLIGSADGKKFRNFAQGLTFAIMVDQANRQLQTMSDRYLLIRTDDQPLELKVLDTYQAGEIRSTKNLSGGESFIVSLALALGLSHMASRNVRVDSLFLDEGFGTLDEEALDTALDTLTSLQQEGKVIGIISHVQPLRERISTRIQVSPMTGGRSRISGPGCRRLDVSV from the coding sequence ATGCGCATCCTGCACGTACGGTTCAAGAACCTCAATTCCTTGGTCGGCGAATGGGAGGTCGACCTGACTCACCCGGCCTTTCTGTCCGACACCATTTTCGCCATTGTCGGACCGACCGGAGCCGGCAAGACGACCATCCTAGACGCCATCTGCCTCGCGCTCTATGGCCGGACTCCCCGGTTGGGCAAGATTACCAAAAGCAGCAACGAGATCATGTCGCGGCGGACCGGGGAATGCTTTGCCGAGGTGACCTTCGAGACCCAGTCGGGTCGCTTCCGCTGCCACTGGAGTCAGCACCGGGCTCGAAAAAGACCGGAAGGTGAGCTGCAGGCTGCCAGACATGAACTGGCCGACGCCGATACCGGTACCATCTATGAAACAAAGAGCAAGGAGGTCGCCGAACAGATCGAGGCGGCCACCGGCATGGACTTCGACCGCTTTACCCGCTCCATGCTGCTGGCTCAGGGCGGGTTCGCCGCTTTTCTCCAGGCGTCCCCCGACGAACGGGCACCCCTGTTGGAGCAGATCACCGGTACGGAACTCTACAGCCATCTGTCCATCCGCGTGCACGAGCGCCAGGCTGAAGAGAAAAAACGGTTACAGATTTTACAAATGGAGCTTGCCGGCCTGCCGATTTTAGCAGAAGCTGAGGAAAAACAGGTCCGTCAGTGGCTGGAGGAACGCAACGGCCAGGATCAATACCTGGCCGATCAGATCGAGCAGACGAACCAGGCCATCACCTGGAGACTGGACATCGCACGGCTTACCGAGGAGTTGCGCCTGATAGAACAGGCCCGTGCACAGCTGCAGGATCGCCTGACAGCCTTTGCTCCGCAACGTGCCCGGCTCGATGCCGCCACCCGTGCCCTTGAGCACAACGGCAGTGCCGCCACTCTTTCCGCCATGCGCCAGGAACAGGAAGCCGACCGGCAAGCGCTGTCGGGCTGCCGCTCCTCCCTGCCCGAAAGGATCAAGCGAACCCAGCGAGCAGAGCAGGCGATGAAGGTAGCCGCCGAACGACTGCAAACCGGCAAAGCCGAGCAGCAAGCCATGGTGCCGATCATCCGTCAGGTCCGTGATCTTGATTGGACCATGGCAGCCCGGAACTCCGTCATCAAGGAGACCGAAGACACCATCACTCGAGCCGACTCCGACCGCGACGCTCTGAAAACCGCGCAGGCGCATGGCAGCCGAGAACTCGCCGCCAGGCAAACGGCCCTGATAGCCGTCCAGCAGAAACTGGAGGCGTCCCGGATGGACGGTGAACTGGTCGAGCAGCTTGCCGGGATCGCCAGCCGTCTGGAAAACCTGCAACAGCTGCAGGCCCGGATGAGTAGACAAGCAGACGATAGCAAACAAACCGAACAGCGTTTAGCCAAGGCTCGTCGCGCCTTGGATGAGCAACAGAAGCTGCAGAAACAGCGGCAGCAAACAGTCGACCACCTGCTGGCCCAGGTGACGACCCAACAGACCGAGCTGAAGAAGACGCTTGCCGATCGAAATCTGGAGGGGTGGCGGCAGTTGACCGCCAATTTGCGCCATCGTCAGGAGATGATTGGCCGGGCCCAGGAAGCGGCCCGGGCCGTCAACGACGCACGGTCGCGCCGTGTCGGACTCACCGAACGTCATGCGAGCCTGCAGGCAGACTTAACCAAACGACAAGACCGCCTTACCAGCCGGGTTGAGCGGCAGGAGTCGCTGGAAAAGGAAATGGGACTGCTGGAAACGCAGCTCACCCTGCTGACCGCCATAGCGGATCTGGAAACGCTGCGCGGCCGTCTCGAGAACGGCACCCCCTGCCCCCTGTGCGGCGCCACCGAACATCCCTATGCGCGCGGTGCCATTCCTGTTCCTGATCAGACCACGGCGCGCCTGGCAGCCGTTCGTGCCGACTTGAAGACCTTAGTGGCCGAGATTTCCGCACTGCGAGTCGAGTTGGCCCACTTGGAGAGAGATCGCCAACAAACCGCCACCGACCTGGCAGCATGCGACGAGACGATCAGCACCGCCGAGAAATTCCTCCATCACGCAGCACAGGAACTGGCGGTGGCTGTTCCCCCGATGGTTGTCGGGGCCGATCGGCAACAATTTCTCGACGCGCTTGGCGAAGAAAACAACCAACGCCTGACCTCCGCCACCACCATACTGGAAGCGGCGGTCCATACCGAGCAGAGCCTAACGGTGGTGCGTGACCAACTCGATCTGGCCAAGGAGTCGCGCTTCCAGGCGGAGAAAGCATGCCAGGCTGCCGCCCACGCGGTAGAATCGACCGATGAACTACTGAAACAACAGGAGAAAGAGGCCGACGAATTCCGGTCACGGCTGGAACAGGATCGTTCTGCGCTGGCGGAAAGATTGCGGCCTTTTGCGGTCGAGACCCTCGATCTCGACACGTTGGAAGAAACGCTGCGGCTTTTAACCGACCGCCGTGACCAATGGGTCACCCGGCAACAGGAGCAGGATCGACTCACCAAAGAACTGTCAGCGCTCCAGCTGACCACCGCCCACCAGGCTGAGCAGATTGAGCGCCGGGAAAAAGAGCTTGGTAACCTCCGGGATCGGCTCACCGAATTGAACCGGCAAAAACGAGAACTCGACGCAGAGCGAACCAGGCTTTTCGGGTGCAAAAACCCGGACGAGGAGGAGGCGCGGCTCGCCGCAACGATCGAAGCAGCAGAGCAGGAATGGGATCGGACACGAGTCCAGTGGGAAGCGGCACAACAGGATCTGACTCGTCTTCAGGGCAGAATTAGCGATCTGGAGCAAGCGCTTAGAACTCGCGGTAACCATCTGGAGACGGCAACCGTCACCTTTCTGACGCAGCTGCAAGAATCCGGTTTTCGCGACGAAGAGGCGTATCGCTCAGTCTGTCTCCCCGAACAGGAGCGGATAAAACTGGCCGCCCAGGCCCAACGGCTCACCGAGGAAAACAGCGGGCTTCTCGCCCAGCAACGGGAAAAGGCCGAGCTCCTGCACCGCCTGCAACACAAGGAACTGGCCGTGGAACCGCTGACGGAACTCCAGCAACGCCAGGCTGCACTGGTCGAACGACAGAAAGAACTGCAGCGCGAAATCGGCGGCCTGCGTCACCAGCTTGCGGAAAACGAGGAGCGCAAGCGCCGACAGCAGGATCAAGCGCGTGCGGTAGAGGCGCAACAGCGGGAATGGGCACGCTGGGATCAGTTACACCAGTTGATCGGCTCGGCCGACGGCAAGAAATTCAGGAATTTTGCGCAAGGCCTGACCTTTGCCATCATGGTCGACCAGGCCAATCGACAGCTGCAAACCATGAGCGACCGCTACCTGCTCATCCGTACCGATGACCAGCCACTGGAGCTCAAAGTACTCGACACCTACCAGGCGGGCGAAATTCGCTCCACCAAAAACCTCTCCGGCGGCGAGAGCTTCATCGTCAGTCTGGCACTGGCCCTCGGCCTATCGCACATGGCCAGCAGGAACGTACGGGTCGATTCTCTGTTTCTCGATGAAGGATTCGGGACACTCGATGAAGAAGCACTCGACACCGCGCTGGACACCCTGACCAGCCTGCAGCAGGAAGGTAAGGTGATCGGCATCATTTCTCACGTGCAACCTCTCCGGGAGCGGATCTCCACCCGGATCCAGGTAAGTCCGATGACCGGCGGAAGAAGTCGGATTTCCGGTCCCGGCTGCCGCCGACTGGACGTTTCTGTCTAA
- a CDS encoding exonuclease SbcCD subunit D C-terminal domain-containing protein: MRLIHTSDWHLGRTLYGRKRYHEHDAFLDWLIVTLHRQNVDVLVIAGDIFDSTAPSNRAQELYYRFLCRAAAVCRHVVVIAGNHDSPSFLNAPRELLKTMNVHVVGTAATQPEDEIFVLSGRNGSPAMIVCAVPYLRDRDMRTVEAGESVADKQQKLLDGIREHYQTVSTAATRKRTELGRAIPIVALGHLFTAGGQTVTGDGVRELYVGSLAHVCADIFSTAIDYLALGHLHVPQMVNGSNNRRYSGSPLAIGFGETGQRKSVCQVDFNGRAATVELLEIPVFQKLEQVRGDWPTIEGHLMRLAQSGAPVWVEVIYDGADLAGHLRERIDTLCAGTALDILRIKNQRIVEQVLHPSHHTETLDDLDAMEVFERCLDAHGIEEDRRPDLIDAYREILLSLVEEDKRAD; the protein is encoded by the coding sequence ATGCGTCTTATTCATACCTCCGATTGGCACCTGGGTCGTACCCTTTACGGCAGAAAACGGTACCATGAACATGATGCCTTTCTCGACTGGCTGATTGTCACCCTGCACCGCCAAAATGTCGATGTACTGGTGATAGCCGGTGATATCTTTGATAGTACTGCTCCGAGCAATCGGGCCCAGGAACTCTATTACCGTTTCCTCTGCCGGGCTGCTGCCGTTTGCCGCCATGTGGTGGTTATCGCCGGCAACCATGACTCCCCTTCATTTCTTAACGCTCCCCGGGAGTTGCTCAAAACCATGAATGTGCACGTGGTCGGCACCGCCGCCACCCAGCCCGAAGACGAGATCTTCGTCCTCTCCGGCCGGAACGGATCACCGGCGATGATCGTCTGCGCCGTTCCCTACCTGCGGGATCGGGATATGCGCACGGTTGAAGCCGGGGAAAGTGTTGCCGACAAGCAGCAGAAACTGCTCGATGGTATTCGCGAGCACTACCAAACGGTCAGCACCGCCGCGACACGGAAACGAACCGAGCTGGGCAGAGCCATCCCCATCGTCGCGCTCGGCCATCTGTTCACCGCCGGTGGGCAAACCGTTACCGGCGACGGGGTGCGAGAGCTGTACGTCGGGTCCTTGGCCCATGTCTGTGCCGATATCTTTTCAACTGCCATCGACTATCTGGCCCTCGGCCACCTCCATGTCCCGCAGATGGTGAACGGCTCCAACAACCGACGTTACAGCGGTTCCCCGCTGGCCATTGGCTTCGGTGAAACAGGCCAGCGCAAGAGCGTCTGCCAGGTTGATTTTAACGGCCGAGCGGCCACTGTGGAGCTGCTCGAAATCCCCGTTTTCCAGAAGCTCGAACAGGTACGAGGCGACTGGCCGACCATCGAGGGACACCTTATGCGGCTTGCGCAAAGCGGTGCCCCCGTCTGGGTCGAGGTCATCTACGACGGTGCCGACCTTGCCGGACACCTGCGGGAACGGATCGATACCCTCTGTGCCGGCACGGCTCTGGATATTCTGCGGATCAAAAACCAGCGAATCGTCGAACAAGTTCTGCATCCCAGCCACCACACGGAGACGCTCGACGACCTGGACGCGATGGAGGTCTTCGAACGGTGCCTCGACGCCCACGGGATCGAAGAAGATCGGCGACCGGACCTGATTGACGCCTACCGGGAGATTCTGTTGTCTCTCGTTGAAGAAGACAAGCGGGCGGACTAG
- a CDS encoding YqaA family protein, with translation MSVYLALFTTSLLAATILPISSEVMLYALLQGDSPAGPLLLAATLGNTVGSAVNWGLGRYLLHFRERPWFYFTTEQIDKAQHWFQRYGVWSLLFAWLPLGGDVLTLVAGVMRVRLWLFLILVGLGKSLRYLTVMALAR, from the coding sequence ATGTCCGTTTACCTCGCCCTCTTTACCACCTCACTGCTTGCCGCGACGATCCTGCCCATCTCTTCGGAGGTCATGCTCTACGCCCTGCTCCAAGGCGACAGCCCGGCAGGGCCGCTGCTGCTGGCAGCCACCCTCGGCAACACCGTGGGGAGTGCCGTCAACTGGGGATTGGGCCGTTATCTCCTGCATTTCCGGGAGCGTCCCTGGTTTTATTTCACCACTGAGCAGATCGACAAAGCCCAGCATTGGTTCCAGCGTTACGGGGTCTGGTCGCTGCTTTTCGCCTGGCTGCCGCTCGGCGGTGACGTGCTGACTCTGGTCGCCGGCGTCATGCGGGTTCGTTTGTGGCTGTTTCTGATCCTTGTCGGTCTGGGCAAATCACTGCGCTATCTGACCGTCATGGCGTTGGCCCGTTGA
- a CDS encoding MFS transporter, which yields MKQTPSLPDAATLERSALIVATLTSFVGPFIISSVNVALPAIQADLQMDAVQLSWIATAYLLAVAVGLIPAGKVADIHGRKKVFTLGLVVYTIASTGAAFAGSAALLIGLRVLQGFGAAMFITTGMAILTSIFPPHRRGRVIGIYVAAVYVGLSVGPFAGGLLTHHFGWRSIFLLMLPLGLFLTLLTLRYLHGEWRGEPGQRLDTPACLLYGVAITALVYGATRLPAPVGILLLVIGTLLLVLFVLHQRQARYPVFNVSLFADNKTFAFSSLAALLNYSATFAVTFLLSLYLQYLKGLTPHAAGLVLMAQPVMMALLSPLAGRLSDRVEPRLLATAGMTITVVGVSLFTRLEPDTPLPLIVANLTLLGTGFALFSSPNMSAIMGAVEKRHYGLASGTVATMRLIGQMFSMAMATVVLALVIGRQAIVPANYHLFLRSVHTVYLISAILCLTGVYFSWFRGSLHHDTDTGGQHR from the coding sequence TGATCGTTGCCACCCTGACCTCCTTCGTCGGACCGTTTATCATCTCTTCAGTAAACGTTGCTCTGCCGGCCATTCAGGCCGATCTGCAGATGGATGCCGTGCAGTTGAGCTGGATCGCCACCGCCTACCTGCTGGCCGTTGCCGTCGGCCTCATCCCGGCAGGCAAAGTGGCAGACATCCACGGCCGCAAAAAGGTGTTCACCCTCGGCCTGGTGGTCTACACCATCGCCTCGACCGGGGCCGCCTTTGCCGGCTCCGCCGCGCTGCTCATCGGATTGCGAGTCTTGCAGGGTTTCGGGGCCGCGATGTTCATCACCACCGGCATGGCCATCCTCACTTCGATCTTTCCACCGCATCGGCGCGGCCGGGTCATCGGTATCTATGTGGCGGCAGTCTACGTCGGCCTCTCGGTGGGCCCCTTTGCCGGCGGCCTGCTCACCCACCATTTCGGCTGGCGCAGCATCTTTCTGCTGATGCTGCCGCTCGGTCTGTTTCTGACCCTGCTGACCCTTCGTTATCTGCATGGGGAATGGCGCGGTGAGCCGGGACAGCGCCTGGATACCCCCGCCTGCCTCCTTTACGGTGTCGCCATCACCGCCCTGGTCTACGGGGCAACCAGGCTGCCCGCGCCGGTGGGCATCTTGCTGCTGGTCATCGGCACCCTGCTGCTGGTGCTGTTTGTCCTTCACCAGCGCCAGGCCCGCTATCCGGTCTTCAATGTTTCACTTTTTGCCGACAACAAGACGTTCGCTTTTTCCAGCCTGGCGGCATTGCTCAACTATTCGGCAACCTTTGCCGTCACCTTTCTGCTCAGCCTCTATCTGCAGTATCTCAAAGGCCTCACCCCGCATGCAGCCGGACTGGTGCTGATGGCACAGCCGGTGATGATGGCCCTGCTGTCGCCGCTGGCCGGCCGGCTGTCTGACCGTGTGGAACCACGGTTACTGGCCACCGCCGGTATGACCATCACGGTGGTCGGGGTGTCGCTGTTCACGCGGTTGGAGCCGGACACCCCGCTGCCCCTGATCGTCGCCAACCTGACCCTGCTGGGTACCGGATTCGCCCTGTTCAGCTCACCGAACATGAGCGCCATCATGGGTGCCGTGGAGAAGCGCCACTACGGCCTGGCCTCGGGAACGGTGGCGACCATGCGCCTGATCGGTCAGATGTTCAGCATGGCCATGGCCACCGTGGTACTGGCCCTGGTCATCGGCCGGCAGGCCATCGTGCCGGCCAATTACCACTTGTTTCTGCGCAGCGTCCACACCGTTTATCTCATATCCGCCATACTCTGCCTGACCGGAGTCTATTTTTCCTGGTTTCGCGGGTCGCTGCACCATGACACCGACACCGGGGGGCAACACCGGTGA